GATGTATGACGGTTCGCCGACGGCGCAATTCGACAGTACACACCCGCTTTCGCCGAGCAATCAGCCCTTCATCGGCTATCTCGTGTTCAGGGAATGGCTTATCGCGGCAACGGCGTCCGGTATGAAGGTGGGGTTCTCTCCCGATATCGGCTGGAAAACGACGGCCGCATCGTGGATAGAACGGCTTTCATTCATCCTCAATGACTCGGGATCGCATCCGTCGCAGTACCGCATCGATGGTAAAACAGTGATAATGCATTTCGGTACGTCGTATTCGATGAAGGCCCCGCCGGTGCCGGGCGACCCCAAGCCCGATGAGGGCTGGCGGAAGGTGACCGGAGCGCTTCGCGAGAAGGGGCATTCGTTCTATTTCGCGGCCGACATCCGCCCGTCCGACGCGAACATAGCCGATTGGCATCTCACGGCTGACGCCGTCTATCTCTTCGCCCCTGCCGGCCCGCGGACCTATTTTCCCGATGTGCATCCGCTCATGGCATCACGGATGAGCAATACGCTTCCCATCATCTGGTCGGTGAGCCCCGGCTATTATAATCCGCGGCTTCGTTCGTATACAGAGCCGGATTTCGAGCGCATACATCTGACCTATCTTGCAGCCATGTCGAACAATGCCGAACGCCTGATAGTGCTTACGTGGAATGATTTCGCTGAGGATACCGACATCGTTCCTTCCGCCAACAAGGGGAGCAGCCTATACGATGTGTTCACGTTCTATAACAAATGGTTCAAATCGGGCGTCATGCCGAAACCTTTGCGTGACCGCGTCATCATCGCCATGCCCAAGACCATTCCGCGTGCGGTGAAAAGCAAGGCGTCGAAATGGGGCGGCGGGAATTTGTTCTGGCCGAACAGCGACTATGCGCCGAAGGTCTTTTACTGGGCGGTCGTTGCAAAACCGCGGCGGCTTTCCGTCGGCGGAAAGACCGTCGATCTGCCCGCCGGGCTTTCATTCGGTGAATGCGGGAGCGTTCAGGCGGGAGCGCAGCACGCAGAGCTCGATGGGAAGACGATATCACTACCGCCGGTCGGCGATGCGGATACCGAAGGCACCGAAGAAAAAGGACTGTTCCTCGGCTATGGACTTCATTTCAGATATTTCGATCTTGCCGCTCGTTGAAGGGGCTTGCGCTGTCAGAACACGTGCCGGAACATGAGCGTCACGCCGCGTGTGTCGTCGATGTCAAGACCGGCGAACCATTTTCCGGGTGTGATGTCATGGAGCGCGGTACGCGGTTTCAGCGAGATCGTGCGTGCATCATCAACGGTGATAGCGATGCTCCAGAGCAAGGTGGTAACGGCATAGAAAAGCGAACTTGCGACATACATCCCCGTCTGATTCCTGAAATAGGTGACGGGCATGACGAAGAGCAGTTTATCGCTGTCGAGCGGCGCGAGTGCAAGGTATGAGTAGAGGAACGTGAACGGCGCAGAGATGAGGAACACTATCTCCGAGCGATGCCAGAGCGGTATGTCCTTCTCGCGGTATTCGTAATAGTCGGCGATGATGAGGCTCTCACCGGCGATCTTCGTCGCAGCCGTTATATCGATCGTGTTCGTCGTGCGCGACGGCGGGGGCGGGATCGTCTCCGTGCTCGATGACCTCACGAACCTCTCGTTCGTGGCTGCACAGAGCGCCGCCGCAGCGGCCAGTGAGAGGAGGGCGATGCGCTTACTGCTTCCAGTATTTGCCATAGAAAAGCCCAAGCCTTTTTTTCGCCGCTTTCGATAGTGCCGATGGGGCCGTCATGACCGCGAATTCCCCCGCATGCCGGCAGGAGCAATCCTTCTCTGCATCGATACGGGCGATCACCTTCGGAAGGAACGATTTCACCTTCGCTGAATTCGCGTTCGCATTGGCTATCACCATCTCAAGCGTGACCGATCCGTGCTCAGGATGCCAGCAGTCATAATCGGTGGACATCGCTATCATCGCATAGCATATCTCCGCTTCACGCGCGAGCTTCGCCTCCGGCAGCGCCGTCATGCCGATGATGCCCGCGCCCCAGCTTCGGTAGAGCTCGCTTTCCGCTTTCGTCGAGAAGAGCGGCCCTTCCATGCAGATATAGGTCTCGTCGCGGTGCACGGTATGCTGCTCCGCGCGGAGCGTATCGTAAAGAACGGCCGACAACGTCGGGCAGAACGGCTTGTCGAACGTTACATGGCCGACGATGCCGCCGCCGAAGAA
This genomic window from Spirochaetota bacterium contains:
- the mtnP gene encoding S-methyl-5'-thioadenosine phosphorylase, with product MAGRKIIHRKKVPAHASIGIIGGSGVYQIDGVRVIAKIKPRTPFGYPSDEIVIADIGGTETAFLPRHGKGHRLTPTEIPVQANIYALKLLGVESIVAISAVGSLKESIAPRDFVVPSQIIDRTKSRVNSFFGGGIVGHVTFDKPFCPTLSAVLYDTLRAEQHTVHRDETYICMEGPLFSTKAESELYRSWGAGIIGMTALPEAKLAREAEICYAMIAMSTDYDCWHPEHGSVTLEMVIANANANSAKVKSFLPKVIARIDAEKDCSCRHAGEFAVMTAPSALSKAAKKRLGLFYGKYWKQ